The Nocardia sp. NBC_01329 sequence CAAGGTCGAATCGCGCAGTTTCAGGAGCACATTTTCGCTGGGCGAGTCTATGTCGTGGTATACGTCGCTGAAAATCGAGGACGACGGGACGCCGGTCGTGTCGCAGGCCGGGGCGGGATTGCTGCTGCCGACGATGGAGAAGACCGGGCTGAGCAGGGAGTTGTCCGAGAGGTTGTCGCAGTGGCGTGCGGTGCACGATCCGGGCAAGATCGTGGGTGATCCGGCGGTGATGCTCGCGCTCGGTGGGGATTGTGTCTCGGATCTGGCGTTGCTGCGGGCCGAGCCCGGTGTGATCGGCGCGGTGGCCTCGGATCCGACGGTGTCCTAGTGGGAATCGGCGGAACGGCTGCCCCTGATTACGGGGTCGACGCGGCGGCGCCGTTGATGATCGATCTCGATGCCACTTCGACCGAGGCGCACTCAGAGAAACAACACGCGGCACCGACGTTCAAACGCGGTTTCGGTTTCCACCCGTTGTGGGCGTTCATCGACCACGGCGAAGCCGGGACCGGGGAACCGGCCGCGGTGATGCTGCGCCCCGGTAACGCCGATTCGAACACCGCCCATGACCACAAACAACAACTGGCTGATGCTCTGGCGCAGATACCGCAGGTCAACCGGTGGCGAGTCGGGCCCAAACTGCTGGTCCGCGCCGATTGCGGTGGCGGCACCCACGAATTCCTCGACTACTGCCACCGTCGCAGAGCCCATTATTCGATCGGGTTCGTCCTCACCGACGACATCGTGGCTGCCCTCGACGGCCTCACCGGCGGCGACTGGATCCCCGCCTGCGACGCCGACGGGAAGGTCCGGCCCAGCGCATGGGTTGCCGAGGTCACCGGCCTGCTGAATCTGTCGGGTTGGCCGCCCGGGATGCGGCTTGTGGTGCGCAAGGAACGACCGCACCCTGGTGCGCAGTTGCGGTTCACCGACCACGACGGTCTCCGGCTGACCGCATTCGTCACCAACACCACGACAACGCGGTTGCCGGAGCTGGAGTTGCGGCACCGCCGCCGCGCCCGCTGCGAGGACCGAACCCGCGCCGCGAAGGACACCGGCCTGCGCAACCTCCCGTTCCACAACTACAACGCCAACCGCATCTGGACAGCGATCGTCGCACTCGCCATGGACCTGACCGCCTGGACACAGACACTGGCCTTCGCCGACCATGACGCACGCCGATGGGAACCGAGAACACTACGACTGCGACTGTTCTCGATCCCGACGCGCCTGGCCCGTCACGCCCGCCGGGTCCAGCTGCGCCTGGCGGCTCACCACCCGTGGACCGGTCTCGCGCTCACCGCTTTCACCCGCCTCGCAGCTCCCTGACCAGTATCAACCCGTCCCTGCGAATCAAGAAGACACCCTCCGGGCTCGTGGAACCCGGCAGCCCACCCGCTGTTCGGGCCAACTCCCACCCTCACGAAAGATCGAGGCTAGCTTGCGGCAAGCCTCTGGTTCGCCAGCTGGTTAAGCGACACCTTCTGCTCGGCCGCCTCGCGTGCAAGGCGCGCATGCAGATCCGGAGATGTGCGGACCAGGAACTTGCCGCTGTAGTTCCGCTCGGAGAGCGGTTCGGGGATCACCTCGCCGTGAAACTCAAGGTCTTTCAGGGTGTCTGCGACCAGCATGCGGAGCCCTTCGAGCGCTTCGAACTGGGTTGAGGCGAGCCAGGACAGGGACGGGAACTCGGCGCAAAGGGCTACGAACTCATCGTCTTCCGCCGACCAAAGCACTCGGTAGGCGTAGTGTGCGGAGTCTGGCAGTTTGTGAGCGGACATGTCAGGCACCCTCCTCCGGTTCCATCTTTTCGAGCTTGTCTATCGCGGTGAGCACTTGCCTCACCTGGTATGGCTTGGCTTTCCCGCCGTCACCTTTTTGAATGTTGACGCGTGGTCGCCGGGCCATGGTGTACCGCATTCGACAGCGTGCCGCAGCGTGTAGTCCTCGGCGTCGAACATGGGCGGACGGCCACCAGCCGAGCCTCTCTACTTCCCATTGGCCGCGTGGTCCTTCTTGATCGGAATGGTCGCCTTGATCCCGCGTTTACGCAGGTGAGAACGGTTCGCGGCAGAACTGTAGGCCTTATCTGCCCGGACCTCGTCCGGGCGAGTCCGCGGTCGGCCAGGCCCCAGGCGCGGCACCGCGATGCCGTCGAGCACGGCGGTGAACTGCGGGAGGATAAATGCCCACACCCCGGCACGCTGCCAGCGGCGGAACAACCCGTACACCGTCTGCCACGTGCCCGTAGCATTCGCTTACGTCCCGCCACGGCGTTCCGCACCGGGTACGCCACCGGATCCCGTCGATGAGCTGTCGTTTCGTTCGTTTCGGCGGACGGCCCGCCTTCTTGCCACGAGGCAGCAACGGTGGCAGACGTGCCCACTGCGCGTCAGTCAGATCCGCCCGCCCCGGCACCGCTACCTTGGTCACGAGGTCTCCGGTATCTCCGGTTTTTCTTGGTCGCCAAACCACCTATTGGAGACATCGCCATTCTCGGGTCACCAACACACCAACGCCGACAAAGCCTTTGAATTACCACGCTGGTGGCTCCGCACAGCGGCGCCACCAGCTCACATCACTTCTGAAACACGGCCTAACGGCGATCCGTGAGGCAGGCGGGGATGCTCGCGGTCAGGCCGGACACACGTATGATCGGGTGGTTGACCGGTATTATTACGACAAGCCGCAGGTCGCGGGCGATCACCGGGCTATCCTGGATGGGTACGAGGGTTGGAGCGGTTAGGTTGGAGACCCCGCGCGCAATGTTTGGGGAAAGTTTGGGAAATGACGGTCAGGGCGCTACGGCTATACTGTCCGTAACGCCCTGACCTGTATCTTTCTGTCGGGCTGACAGGATTTGAACCTGCGACCACTTGACCCCCAGTCAAGTGCGCTACCAAACTGCGCCACAGCCCGTTGCGCCTCGTATTCAGGCGCTCGATGAGACTACCTCAGAGGGGTTCGAAGGTGGAAATCGGCTGGTCACGGCGCGCGCTTCGGGATATCGCGCGCTTCGGGATATACGGGGCGGCGGTGAGGCCGGCCGTCGGGGCGTCCCCGCGAGGCCGCCCGGGAGACCGACGCGAATCGCGGCCGGGTCGCCCCGTGGCCGGATGCCGATCGGCCACCACTCACACGATGGTCGGGCCGCACCGGATATCGAATTGGTGAGTGTGACAGGATCGTTCGGTTCATAGAAGTGTGCACACGAAGGGCTCTGGAATGGATCTGAGGTTCGGGGCCAGCGGTTTTCATCGGATCCGGCGGGCAGTTCTCGCACTCGCGGTCGGTATCGGTGTCATCGCCTTGCCCGGTCCCGTAGCCCTCGCTGAGGGCGGCGCCGACCCTTATATCGATCGTCTTGCCGAATCCGCGGAGACCCCGGTGCTGCAGTGGTCCGACTGCCAGGACGGGTTCCAGTGCGCGGCGGCGAAGGTGCCACTCGACTACAACCGGCCGCGAGGTGACTCGATCGAGCTGGCGGTGATCAAATTGCCTGCCACTGATCCGGGCCGGCGTATCGGGACGTTGTTCGTGAACTTCGGCGGGCCCGGCGCTTCCGGGGTCGACCGGCTGCGGGAGCGCGCACGGTGGCCGTGGTTGTTCTCCGACGAACTGCGGTCGCGATTCGATGTGGTCTCGTGGGACACCCGGGCAGTCGGCCGCAGCACCGCAGTGCGGTGTTTTCCGACCGAGGACGAGCAGTCGGCGTTCCTCACCTCCATGCCCCCGATGCCCACCACCGCGGACGAGGAGGCGCCGTTCTACGACTGGTCCGCGCAGTTCGCCGACCGCTGCGCACGGCAGGCGGGACCGATCCTCAACCACTCTTCCACCGGCGACACCGCGCGCGATCTCGACCTGTTGCGTCGCGCTGTCGGCGACCCGGAACTCACCTATCACGGCATTTCCTACGGCACACAGCTCGGCGCCAGTTATGCGAACATGTTCCCCGGTCGGGTGCGGGCCATGGTGTTCGACGGTTCACTGGACTTCGAGGGCAATGTCTCGGGCCATGCGGGGCAGGGCACCGCTCTTCCGCTGGACACCCGGCAGAATGTGGCCGACGGCATCGCCGCGGCGTTCGACGCTTTTCTGCGACAGTGTTCGGAGGCCGGTCCGAACTGCGCGTTCTCCGCGGGTGATCCCCGGCTCAAATGGACAGCTCTCGCCGAGCGTGCTCGGCTGGCCCCGATCGGCGCGGACGGCCGGGTATGGACATATTCGGACATAGTCAATGCGGCAGCCGGTCTTTCGCAGCCGTCCACCTTCCCGGATCTCGCGGAGTTGTTGCAGACGTTGTTCGAGGCGGCCACCGCCGTTCCCGGCTTGCAGCCGGTCAGCCAGGCCTATGTCGGCAACCGAACCGAGGCGTACCACGCGATCCAGTGCAGCGACAGTATCGTCCCGACCGATGTCGGCGTCTACAGTCGCGCAGCGGTATCGGAGGATCAGCGGGTGCCGTATTTCGGGCGGATCGCGGTTTTCAGCAGTACCGCCTGCGCGTTCTGGCAGGGTCACGACGCCGACCGTTATATGGGCCCGTGGAATCGGCGCACCGCCGCACCGATCCTGGTGCTCAACACCAGATTCGATCCGGCCACCCCACTGGCGGGGGCCGAGGCCGGGGCCGCGCAACTGGCCGCCGCGCGGGTTGTGGTGACCGAGGGTATCGGCCACAGCAGCATGTACGTGCCGAGCACCTGCACCGAGCGGATCAAACGGGAGTACCTTTTCACGGGCCTGCTGCCACCGGAGAACACCGGCTGCACGAGAGACGGGTCCCCCTTCGATCCACCGGCGTGAAGCCTGGAACGGCGACCTGTCACGCCGGTCGCGAACGACGGGCGCCGAGGGCGAGTACGGGTCGCCGATAACGCTCAGCGCTGCTCCGTCCGGGCCGGTCGGTGATCCGCGCGGCGCATCGCCGGGTGCTGGCTGTTCCAGGTGACGAGCCGTACCGGCGACGCCCCGTCCGCGTCGCACGTCGCACGGTTTCGACCGATACCTCTCACTCCATTTCAGGAAGGCCTGGAGCGCCGTGATCCTCACCGTGGATCCGGAACTCGGGTGAGGTGCCGCTGATGGGGACGCGGTCGCCGCCGAGCTGCACAGCGTCGCCGAAGTACCGGATCCGGTAGCTGCCGGGTGTCGCGTCGGCGGGACTGTGCCAGCCGATGGTGACTCGCGAGCTCGAGGCGGGGCCGGGCGACCAGCTGAAAGTGGTCGTCCAGTCCCCGTCACCGGCGATCGTTCGCCAACGCTCCTCGTCGCGTCGCTGCACCATGAGATAGGTGCTGCCGCGATGTAGATCGTGGTTGGGGTGCGCGCCGGCGAATTCGACGGATACCCGCTCCCCGGCGCGATACGCGGACGCCGGCTCGGTGAGCACGTCGCCGAAATCGTGTCCCACCGGCGGAAAGTCCGGCGTCGGTGTTGTTTCTGCAGGTCGCTGCAGCTCCGACAGATCGGGTGCGGTGGTACCGGACGGCACTGCGGCGCCGTCCTGCATCGCGGTCGCGAGCTGCGCCGCGATCTGCTGCAGGGCCGGCAACTCCCAACGGCCGAACAGAGTGCTCGCACCCTCGTAATGTTGTGCGAGGTACTCCTCAGGAGTTGTGACGTAATGGATATAGGCGTTGCTGTATCCAGCGACCAGGACGTTGGCCACCTCGACACCGAGAACAGCCGCCACCGTGCGCCGCAACCGCAGGCCGGCGGTGATCGTCACTTCGCCCGGAATACCGAGCAGAAACAGCTCGCCGATCTGGAAAAGCTGTACCGGAACGATCTCTTGCACATATGACCCGAAACGATTGAGCAGTCCGCCCGGGGCGACGATCGCTTTGGGCGCCTGCACATCCCGCAGTGCGGGCGCGAACCGGTACGCCAACCTCGACAGCAGATCCCAGCCCGGGTTCCGCCCTTC is a genomic window containing:
- a CDS encoding type II toxin-antitoxin system HicB family antitoxin, whose translation is MSAHKLPDSAHYAYRVLWSAEDDEFVALCAEFPSLSWLASTQFEALEGLRMLVADTLKDLEFHGEVIPEPLSERNYSGKFLVRTSPDLHARLAREAAEQKVSLNQLANQRLAAS
- a CDS encoding alpha/beta fold hydrolase, encoding MDLRFGASGFHRIRRAVLALAVGIGVIALPGPVALAEGGADPYIDRLAESAETPVLQWSDCQDGFQCAAAKVPLDYNRPRGDSIELAVIKLPATDPGRRIGTLFVNFGGPGASGVDRLRERARWPWLFSDELRSRFDVVSWDTRAVGRSTAVRCFPTEDEQSAFLTSMPPMPTTADEEAPFYDWSAQFADRCARQAGPILNHSSTGDTARDLDLLRRAVGDPELTYHGISYGTQLGASYANMFPGRVRAMVFDGSLDFEGNVSGHAGQGTALPLDTRQNVADGIAAAFDAFLRQCSEAGPNCAFSAGDPRLKWTALAERARLAPIGADGRVWTYSDIVNAAAGLSQPSTFPDLAELLQTLFEAATAVPGLQPVSQAYVGNRTEAYHAIQCSDSIVPTDVGVYSRAAVSEDQRVPYFGRIAVFSSTACAFWQGHDADRYMGPWNRRTAAPILVLNTRFDPATPLAGAEAGAAQLAAARVVVTEGIGHSSMYVPSTCTERIKREYLFTGLLPPENTGCTRDGSPFDPPA